A single Pseudoxanthomonas sp. DNA region contains:
- a CDS encoding exodeoxyribonuclease V subunit beta, translating into MNALVPENEPYLTRALDGVQLIEASAGTGKTYTLATLFTRLIVEQRLRMGQVLAVTYTEAATQELRKRIRERLALAADLVGTPPCEDEKHEPALTRFIIDRHLAVGGETAAQLARRLRIAAEETDIAAIFTIHGFCARVLREHALEAGQGFDAGELLANTRALHADLAADLWRAYAADPATVDALAGLWSGPDALAEDLPALCGPLPLLPPAPSGDDSERQIAVQATRAGRAAHLVDAIGLHLADARAAIAAAFDHKVFDGRRARRPSFDKAFEELQAGAALAEWPRTDKTHVQKLLPDALRGFCKDTGDARVPASPLFDAWRDWCEADDAWQQLQLRLRAGLLHRLRDDARRRLDHLKRVRRVQTYDDLIERVAVALDGPHRQALVAALRAQYRVALVDEFQDTDERQWRIFARAFGDSDEVRALGETPALFLIGDPKQAIYGFRGGDVATYLLARRTADEAPRLAYNFRSRPAVLRAVRALYDRAAAAGQDAFAHPDIRFEPVEPGGNRGDDDYRAGDHAAPALTLRLLHSDDGAPLDADGSREAATAACVADIHRVLADARAGRARIDGRPVRPGDIAVLVRNHKEATRVQQALARAGVPAVAAGKQSLFASTEAGELRTLLLALLHPADSGRLRAALATVLLGEDAIALAALDEDGEAQRQHQSRLLHWRERWQRGGPFALVSELCAAQAERLLGLLDGERRLTNYLQLGEHLQEASARTLGLHGLLDWLQARMADADADDETQLLRLESDALRVQIVTLHKSKGLEYPLVYLPFAGLGTSRPDSGRHRVVHDGTQRVLQWKLDKDDPAWKAAGDAARRDATAEDARLLYVGLTRAAHALWIAAGGVKDFDRSRLAPLLAGIADLRAHADIRIVEGPAEPPPARLPAEHDTAIVPARVATRRIVADWWVYSFTQLAHAEGGGDPLAASTQADPGGEDETPASEVDALPDVIAQPAATVDPRFAGSRFGVVMHAALEHADFAAWRDWRPGEAAPAGQEAVIAEALCEGGYAEADVADGLAVLVPLVGHTLGTALPEGLRLADLPTAQRRAEIEFHFAMQPTRVSDLLALLHRHGLLRHRSAFGTRQRLEGLMTGLIDLTYLHDGRWYVLDYKSNQLPGYDAAALQQAMTHSEYDLQALIYTLALHRWLRFRLGDAYDYARDVGGIRYLFCRGLDLTRDASPGVHAQRFPPDLVHALDALFAGAASGAAA; encoded by the coding sequence ATGAACGCGCTGGTCCCGGAAAACGAACCCTACCTGACGCGCGCCCTCGACGGTGTGCAGCTGATCGAGGCCAGCGCCGGCACCGGCAAGACGTACACGCTGGCCACGCTGTTCACGCGCCTGATCGTCGAGCAGCGGCTGCGCATGGGCCAGGTGCTGGCGGTGACCTATACCGAGGCCGCCACGCAGGAGCTGCGCAAGCGCATCCGCGAACGGCTGGCGCTGGCCGCCGACCTGGTCGGTACGCCGCCGTGCGAGGACGAGAAGCACGAGCCCGCGCTGACGCGCTTCATCATCGATCGGCATCTCGCCGTGGGCGGGGAAACGGCGGCGCAACTGGCGCGCCGGCTGCGCATCGCCGCCGAGGAAACCGACATCGCAGCCATCTTCACCATCCACGGTTTCTGCGCGCGCGTGCTGCGCGAACACGCACTCGAGGCCGGCCAGGGATTCGATGCGGGCGAACTGCTCGCCAATACGCGCGCGCTGCATGCGGATCTCGCGGCCGACCTGTGGCGGGCCTATGCCGCCGATCCGGCGACCGTCGATGCGCTGGCCGGCCTGTGGAGCGGTCCCGATGCGCTGGCAGAAGACCTGCCGGCGCTATGCGGGCCCTTGCCTCTGCTGCCACCGGCGCCGTCCGGCGACGACAGCGAACGTCAGATCGCCGTCCAGGCCACGCGTGCCGGCCGCGCCGCGCATCTGGTGGACGCGATCGGCCTGCACCTGGCCGACGCTCGGGCGGCGATCGCCGCGGCGTTCGATCACAAGGTCTTCGATGGTCGTCGCGCGCGTCGCCCCAGTTTCGACAAGGCGTTCGAGGAACTGCAGGCCGGTGCCGCGCTGGCCGAGTGGCCGCGCACCGACAAGACGCATGTGCAGAAGTTGCTGCCGGACGCGCTGCGCGGCTTCTGCAAGGACACGGGCGATGCCCGCGTGCCCGCCTCGCCGCTGTTCGACGCCTGGCGCGACTGGTGTGAAGCCGACGACGCCTGGCAACAGCTGCAGCTGCGCCTTCGCGCCGGCCTGCTGCACCGCCTGCGCGACGACGCGCGACGACGGCTCGATCACCTCAAGCGTGTCCGTCGCGTGCAGACCTACGACGACCTGATCGAACGCGTCGCCGTCGCGCTCGACGGCCCGCATCGGCAGGCGCTGGTCGCTGCCCTGCGCGCGCAGTACCGCGTGGCGCTGGTGGACGAGTTCCAGGACACCGACGAACGCCAGTGGCGGATCTTCGCGCGCGCGTTCGGCGATTCCGACGAAGTCCGCGCGCTGGGCGAAACGCCGGCGCTGTTCCTGATCGGCGATCCCAAGCAGGCCATCTACGGCTTCCGCGGCGGCGACGTCGCCACCTACCTGCTCGCGCGGCGTACGGCGGACGAGGCGCCGCGGCTGGCGTACAACTTCCGCTCGCGCCCTGCGGTGCTGCGTGCGGTGCGCGCGCTGTACGACCGCGCGGCAGCGGCCGGGCAGGACGCGTTTGCGCATCCCGACATCCGCTTCGAGCCGGTCGAGCCCGGCGGCAACCGCGGCGACGACGATTACCGCGCCGGCGACCATGCTGCGCCGGCGCTCACCCTGCGGCTGCTGCACAGCGACGACGGCGCGCCGCTCGATGCCGACGGCTCGCGCGAGGCCGCGACCGCCGCCTGCGTGGCCGACATCCATCGCGTGCTCGCCGACGCGCGCGCGGGGCGTGCGCGGATCGACGGACGTCCGGTGCGGCCCGGCGACATCGCGGTGCTCGTGCGCAACCACAAGGAAGCCACCCGGGTGCAGCAGGCGCTCGCCCGTGCCGGCGTGCCGGCCGTGGCGGCGGGAAAGCAGAGCCTGTTCGCCAGCACCGAGGCAGGCGAACTGCGCACACTGCTGCTGGCGCTGCTGCATCCGGCCGACAGCGGGCGCCTGCGCGCCGCGCTGGCCACCGTGCTGCTCGGCGAAGACGCCATCGCGCTCGCCGCGCTGGACGAAGACGGCGAGGCCCAGCGCCAGCACCAGTCGCGCCTGCTGCACTGGCGCGAACGCTGGCAGCGCGGCGGACCGTTCGCGCTGGTGTCCGAGCTGTGCGCCGCACAGGCCGAACGCCTGCTTGGCCTGCTCGACGGCGAGCGCCGCCTGACCAATTACCTGCAGCTCGGTGAACACCTGCAGGAAGCCAGCGCACGCACGCTGGGCCTGCACGGGCTGCTGGACTGGCTGCAGGCCCGCATGGCCGACGCCGATGCCGACGACGAAACACAGCTGCTGCGGCTGGAATCCGACGCGCTGCGCGTGCAGATCGTCACCCTGCACAAGAGCAAGGGACTGGAGTATCCGCTGGTCTACCTGCCGTTCGCCGGTTTGGGCACCTCGCGCCCCGACAGCGGCCGCCATCGCGTGGTCCACGACGGCACGCAGCGCGTGCTGCAGTGGAAGCTCGACAAGGACGATCCCGCCTGGAAGGCCGCCGGCGACGCCGCGCGGCGCGACGCGACCGCCGAAGACGCGCGCCTGCTCTATGTCGGCCTGACCCGTGCCGCGCATGCACTATGGATCGCGGCCGGTGGCGTGAAGGACTTCGACAGAAGCCGTCTCGCGCCGCTGCTCGCCGGCATCGCCGACCTGCGCGCGCACGCCGACATCCGCATCGTCGAAGGCCCGGCCGAACCGCCTCCAGCGCGCCTGCCCGCCGAGCACGACACCGCCATCGTCCCCGCGCGCGTCGCCACGCGCCGCATCGTCGCCGACTGGTGGGTCTACAGCTTCACCCAGCTCGCGCATGCCGAAGGCGGCGGCGATCCGCTGGCGGCATCGACGCAGGCCGATCCGGGTGGCGAGGACGAAACACCCGCGTCCGAGGTCGACGCGCTGCCCGACGTCATCGCCCAGCCCGCCGCGACCGTCGATCCGCGCTTCGCCGGCAGCCGCTTCGGCGTGGTGATGCATGCCGCGCTGGAACATGCCGACTTCGCCGCCTGGCGCGACTGGCGGCCCGGCGAGGCCGCCCCGGCGGGGCAGGAGGCGGTCATCGCCGAGGCGTTGTGCGAGGGCGGTTATGCCGAAGCCGACGTCGCCGACGGCCTGGCCGTGCTGGTGCCGCTGGTCGGCCACACCTTGGGCACCGCGCTGCCCGAAGGCCTCCGCCTGGCCGACCTGCCGACGGCGCAGCGCCGTGCGGAAATCGAGTTCCATTTCGCCATGCAGCCCACCCGCGTGTCCGACCTGCTGGCGCTGCTGCACCGCCACGGCCTGCTGCGTCATCGCAGCGCGTTCGGTACGCGGCAGCGGCTGGAAGGGCTGATGACCGGCCTGATCGATCTCACCTACCTCCACGACGGCCGCTGGTACGTGCTCGACTACAAGTCCAACCAGCTGCCCGGCTACGACGCGGCGGCCCTGCAGCAGGCGATGACCCACAGCGAGTACGACCTGCAGGCGCTGATCTATACGCTGGCGCTGCACCGCTGGCTGCGTTTCCGGCTGGGCGATGCCTACGACTATGCGCGCGATGTCGGCGGCATCCGTTACCTGTTCTGCCGCGGCCTGGACCTGACGCGCGACGCGTCGCCGGGCGTGCATGCACAGCGGTTCCCGCCGGACCTGGTACATGCGCTGGACGCGCTGTTCGCCGGCGCAGCGTCGGGAGCCGCCGCATGA
- the recC gene encoding exodeoxyribonuclease V subunit gamma, giving the protein MPAAAPPDFRLYPSNALQLLAALLADELRRPVPGQSPLTPEVVLIPQVAMRRWLQATLAAEYGIAANLEFLTPGEFVARALEANLGPAGDDDLDAASLQWRLYGALEAPALRRDPALAMLDAWMADGDPLKPWRLAGELAGVYEKYQAWRRDWLLRWEAGADRDDPQARLWRAVAAGRDYRARRIDAYLARFGRDDGPLPQGLPKRLLVFATLNISPDVLRVLATQARVGTLHFYLPTPAQGYWGDLQTLRERRRDGDTDLFADDVQENPLLQAWGAAGRDFMALLGDYDVVHPRAEIDVYADPLADDGPDTLLRRLQSDLFNRRAPASPPPRAVPDLADASLQVHACHTRLRELQVLHDQLRALLDDPRFDPPLQPREIAVLAPDIDPYVPYLDAVFGGSGHDDALPWALADTSPLASEPVAEVFLRLLDLPLSRFGLDEVLDLLASAPVAETTGLDTDAIDRLHGWLREAGARWGLDAGHRAASDAPADDAYTWQFALDRLLLGHASGAEDMIGGVAPWPELEGGALDALDTLVRLLRELARQRRVLGEAATPAQWRERLLHLLVVLLPEQPSAARAQRALDRLRTLIDRFARDAETAGYAGVVPPEVVRAHFADQLSQADTRAPLLTGGISVGRMVPMRLLPFRVICLLGMNDGDFPRRDPAAGLNKLTAELHAGRRKPGDRSTREDDRFLFLQLFAAAQDVFYLSYLGADPRDGSVREASVLVSELLDVAARYHAAADAKQRLVVRHTLQPFAPAAFGGADEPRRFSYRAAWRPAADQVGGVRRALPPWLATPLPAAGKPEDTLSLETLRRFFADPHGHFLGQRLSVRLPAPVQQTEDVEPLVLPGRGLERMQLQQAVVEALDAGEETGLRERLRARGLLPSGALGARQFDALLAQARPFAQARRDWLAGETTTSERFEVDIDGQRLHGRIADVHPRGLVRLRAEAINGITALRWGLDWLLANASGARLPLVQFHDGDGPGPHVIDAPDAAQARDALRQLLAQYASGQHAPLPFAPYTGWDIWSAEPGKRRAAGWKRWHADGNGGWAEGDGEAIRLAWRGRDPFASDVDYSALERTSLHIYDLVRQGHVRADATTDGAAA; this is encoded by the coding sequence ATGCCTGCCGCCGCCCCGCCCGACTTCCGCCTGTACCCGTCCAATGCCCTGCAGCTGCTGGCCGCCCTGCTGGCGGACGAACTGCGTCGGCCGGTGCCGGGACAGTCGCCGCTGACGCCGGAGGTGGTACTGATTCCCCAGGTCGCCATGCGCCGCTGGCTGCAGGCCACGCTGGCGGCCGAGTACGGGATCGCTGCCAACCTGGAATTCCTCACCCCCGGCGAATTCGTCGCCCGCGCGCTCGAGGCCAACCTCGGACCGGCGGGCGACGACGATCTCGATGCCGCCTCGCTGCAGTGGCGCCTCTACGGGGCGCTGGAAGCACCGGCCCTGCGCCGCGATCCCGCCCTGGCCATGCTCGATGCCTGGATGGCCGATGGCGATCCGCTGAAGCCCTGGCGGCTGGCCGGCGAACTGGCCGGCGTCTACGAGAAGTACCAGGCGTGGCGGCGCGACTGGCTGCTGCGCTGGGAGGCCGGCGCCGACCGGGACGATCCGCAGGCGCGGCTGTGGCGCGCCGTCGCCGCCGGCCGCGACTACCGCGCGCGCCGCATCGACGCCTACCTGGCGCGCTTCGGGCGCGACGACGGTCCGCTGCCGCAGGGCCTGCCGAAACGGCTGCTCGTCTTCGCCACGCTCAACATCTCGCCCGACGTGCTGCGCGTGCTGGCCACCCAGGCGCGCGTCGGCACGCTGCACTTCTATCTGCCGACGCCCGCGCAGGGCTACTGGGGCGACCTGCAGACGCTGCGCGAGCGTCGCCGGGACGGCGACACCGACCTGTTCGCCGACGACGTGCAGGAAAACCCGCTGCTGCAGGCCTGGGGCGCCGCGGGTCGCGATTTCATGGCCCTGCTCGGCGACTACGACGTGGTGCATCCGCGCGCCGAGATCGATGTCTATGCCGATCCGCTCGCCGACGACGGTCCGGATACGCTGCTGCGCCGCCTGCAGTCGGACCTGTTCAACCGTCGCGCGCCGGCCTCGCCGCCGCCGCGTGCGGTGCCGGACCTGGCCGACGCCAGCCTGCAGGTGCACGCCTGCCACACGCGCCTGCGCGAACTGCAGGTGCTGCACGACCAGCTGCGTGCACTACTGGACGACCCACGCTTCGATCCGCCGCTGCAGCCGCGCGAGATCGCCGTGCTGGCGCCCGACATCGATCCCTACGTGCCGTACCTGGATGCGGTGTTCGGCGGCAGCGGCCACGACGATGCGCTGCCGTGGGCGCTGGCCGACACCAGTCCGCTGGCGAGCGAGCCGGTGGCCGAGGTGTTCCTGCGCCTGCTCGACCTGCCGCTGTCGCGTTTCGGCCTGGACGAAGTGCTGGACCTGCTCGCCAGTGCGCCGGTGGCCGAAACGACGGGCCTCGACACCGACGCCATCGACCGCCTGCACGGCTGGCTGCGCGAGGCCGGCGCGCGCTGGGGCCTGGATGCCGGCCACCGCGCCGCGTCCGATGCGCCCGCCGACGACGCCTACACCTGGCAGTTCGCGCTCGACCGCCTGCTGCTGGGCCATGCCAGCGGCGCGGAGGACATGATCGGGGGCGTCGCGCCGTGGCCGGAGCTGGAAGGCGGCGCCCTCGACGCACTGGATACGCTGGTGCGCCTGCTGCGCGAACTCGCCCGCCAGCGCCGCGTGCTCGGCGAGGCGGCGACGCCCGCGCAGTGGCGCGAACGCCTGCTGCACCTGCTGGTCGTATTGCTGCCGGAACAGCCCAGCGCTGCCCGTGCACAGCGCGCACTGGACCGCCTGCGCACCCTGATCGACCGCTTCGCCCGCGACGCGGAGACGGCGGGCTACGCCGGTGTCGTCCCGCCCGAGGTCGTGCGCGCCCACTTCGCCGACCAGCTGTCGCAGGCCGACACGCGCGCGCCGTTGCTGACCGGCGGCATCAGCGTGGGCCGCATGGTGCCGATGCGCCTGCTGCCGTTCCGCGTCATCTGCCTGCTCGGCATGAACGACGGCGACTTCCCGCGCCGCGATCCCGCCGCCGGCCTCAACAAGCTCACCGCGGAGCTGCATGCCGGCCGGCGCAAGCCCGGCGACCGCTCCACGCGCGAGGACGACCGTTTCCTGTTCCTGCAGCTGTTCGCCGCCGCGCAGGACGTGTTCTACCTCAGCTACCTCGGCGCCGATCCGCGCGACGGCAGCGTGCGCGAAGCGTCGGTGCTGGTGAGCGAGCTGCTCGACGTCGCCGCGCGTTACCACGCCGCGGCGGACGCGAAGCAGCGCCTCGTGGTCCGCCACACCTTGCAGCCGTTCGCACCCGCCGCGTTCGGCGGCGCCGACGAACCGCGCCGTTTCAGCTACCGCGCCGCCTGGCGTCCGGCGGCCGATCAGGTGGGCGGCGTACGCCGGGCGCTGCCGCCCTGGCTGGCAACGCCGTTGCCAGCTGCGGGCAAGCCCGAAGACACGCTGTCGCTGGAGACGCTGCGTCGCTTCTTCGCCGATCCGCACGGCCACTTCCTCGGCCAGCGGCTGAGCGTGCGCCTGCCGGCACCGGTACAGCAGACGGAGGACGTCGAACCGCTGGTGCTGCCCGGTCGTGGACTCGAGCGCATGCAGCTGCAGCAGGCGGTGGTGGAGGCTCTGGATGCGGGCGAGGAAACGGGTCTGCGCGAACGCCTGCGTGCCCGCGGACTGCTGCCCTCCGGCGCGTTGGGCGCGCGCCAGTTCGATGCGCTGCTCGCGCAGGCCCGCCCGTTCGCGCAGGCCCGCCGCGACTGGTTGGCGGGCGAGACCACGACGTCCGAACGCTTCGAGGTGGACATCGATGGCCAGCGCCTGCACGGCCGCATCGCCGACGTGCACCCGCGTGGCCTGGTGCGGTTGCGCGCGGAGGCCATCAACGGCATCACCGCCCTGCGCTGGGGCCTGGACTGGCTGCTCGCCAATGCGTCCGGCGCGCGCCTGCCACTGGTGCAGTTCCATGACGGCGACGGACCAGGTCCGCATGTGATCGACGCGCCGGATGCAGCGCAGGCGCGCGATGCGCTGCGCCAGCTGCTCGCGCAATACGCGTCCGGGCAACACGCTCCGTTGCCGTTCGCGCCCTATACCGGCTGGGACATCTGGAGCGCGGAACCCGGCAAACGCCGTGCCGCCGGCTGGAAACGCTGGCATGCCGACGGCAACGGCGGCTGGGCCGAAGGCGACGGCGAAGCGATCCGCCTGGCGTGGCGCGGTCGCGATCCCTTCGCCAGCGACGTTGACTACAGCGCACTCGAGCGCACCAGCCTGCACATCTACGACCTGGTGCGCCAGGGCCACGTACGCGCAGACGCCACCACGGACGGTGCCGCCGCATGA
- a CDS encoding ABC transporter ATP-binding protein, translating into MTPADAPAVHLSGLRLDRGGRTILRGIDLSVPRGSIAAVLGPSGSGKSTMLAALTGELPPAAGTVEVFGQPVPHRSRALLEMRKGIGVLLQGNGLLTDLTVAENVALPLRTHTKLPDALIRRLVDFKLNAVGLRAAADAYPRELSGGMARRVALARALALDPPLMIYDEPLTGLDPIASGVIMSLIQRLNDTLGLTSIIVTHHVHETLPIADQAVVIANGGLVFSGTPAELESSPDPLVKQFLRGEPDGPIAFDAVKRAEVA; encoded by the coding sequence ATGACGCCTGCCGACGCCCCTGCCGTGCACCTGTCCGGACTCCGCCTCGATCGCGGCGGCCGCACGATCCTGCGCGGCATCGACCTGAGCGTGCCGCGCGGCAGCATCGCCGCCGTGCTCGGCCCGTCCGGCAGCGGCAAGTCGACGATGCTGGCCGCGCTGACCGGCGAGTTGCCGCCGGCGGCGGGCACGGTGGAGGTCTTCGGCCAGCCGGTACCGCACCGCAGCCGCGCGCTGCTGGAGATGCGCAAGGGCATCGGCGTGCTGCTGCAGGGCAATGGCCTGCTGACCGACCTGACGGTGGCCGAGAACGTCGCGCTGCCGCTGCGCACGCACACCAAGCTGCCGGACGCACTGATCCGCCGGCTGGTGGACTTCAAGTTGAATGCGGTCGGCCTGCGCGCCGCCGCGGACGCCTATCCGCGCGAACTGTCCGGCGGCATGGCCCGCCGCGTGGCGCTGGCCCGCGCGCTGGCGCTGGACCCGCCGCTGATGATCTACGACGAGCCGCTGACCGGGCTGGACCCGATCGCCTCGGGCGTGATCATGAGCCTGATCCAGCGCCTCAACGACACGCTCGGGTTGACCAGCATCATCGTCACCCATCACGTGCACGAGACGCTGCCGATCGCCGACCAGGCCGTCGTCATCGCCAACGGCGGGCTGGTGTTCTCCGGCACGCCGGCGGAACTGGAGAGCTCCCCGGATCCGCTGGTGAAGCAGTTCCTGCGCGGCGAGCCGGATGGGCCGATCGCGTTCGATGCGGTGAAGCGGGCGGAGGTGGCCTGA